The following coding sequences lie in one Arachis ipaensis cultivar K30076 chromosome B05, Araip1.1, whole genome shotgun sequence genomic window:
- the LOC107642743 gene encoding phosphatidylinositol 3,4,5-trisphosphate 3-phosphatase and protein-tyrosine-phosphatase PTEN2A, which produces MEQQQASADSSSTKEPTPLASNTETKTHSSKQVSVQSATAHDSPSILPASGISSWAKNLKLRHSFSPQAENNGGSAFARLTSNLSLKLRPPSNEAAPATNSGSEQPNLIESFTKGLMDSSKSAVKAVQVKARHMVSQNKRRYQEDGFDLDMSYITENIIAMGFPGGDISSGIFGYIEGFYRNHMEEVIKFFETHHKGKYKVYNLCAERLYDGSLFQGKVATFPFTDHNCPPIQLIASFCESAHSWLKEDIQNVVVVHCKAGMGRTGLMICSLLLFLKFFPTAEEAIDYFNQKRCIDGKGLTLPSQIRYVKYFERTLKQFNGEVPPGRRCMLRGFRLHNCPYWVRPSITISDHSGILFSTKKHPKTKDLMPEDFWISIRKKGVVVFALPGEPGLTELVGDFKIHFNDGQGDFYCWMNTTMTENRTILDGSDLDGFDKRKIPTPGFQVEVVMVDYDGTVPARTKAGPASTEPEGNTNKVQAGAKLASKSKVPKNGDDDDVFSDSDEEKDRQSGKSETEYKLAAPQGSGDTSDHVGVLTHSTNQLRLHEERKQNNASQESTTDNNIHASGNTTNIESVGASEIKAIAADASVFAFGDEDFESD; this is translated from the exons ATGGAACAACAACAAGCATCTGCTGATTCATCATCAACAAAAGAACCTACTCCTTTGGCTTCCAACACTGAAACGAAAACTCACTCCTCAAAACAAGTCTCTGTACAATCTGCTACTGCTCATGATTCACCATCCATTTTGCCTGCTTCTGGAATATCGTCTTGGGCAAAGAATCTGAAACTCCGACACTCGTTTTCGCCGCAGGCCGAAAATAACGGCGGATCGGCCTTTGCTCGCCTCACTAGTAATCTAAGTCTAAAACTGCGACCGCCGTCGAATGAGGCTGCTCCCGCTACTAATTCAGGCAGTGAGCAGCCTAATTTAATTGAATCATTCACCAAAGGGTTGATGGACTCTTCCAAGAGTGCAGTTAAGGCAGTGCAGGTCAAAGCTCGCCATATGGTCTCTCAAAATAAACGTAGATACCAG GAAGATGGATTTGATTTGGATATGTCATACATCACTGAAAATATAATTGCTATGGGATTTCCAGGCGGTGATATTAGCTCCGGAATTTTCGGATACATTGAG GGGTTCTATCGGAATCACATGGAAGAAGTAATCAAATTCTTTGAAACTCACCATAAG GGAAAGTACAAAGTATACAATCTTTGTGCAGAGAGGTTATATGATGGATCGCTATTCCAGGGGAAG GTTGCGACTTTCCCGTTTACAGATCATAATTGCCCTCCTATTCAACTTATAGCCTCATTTTGTGAAAGTGCACATTCATGGTTGAAGGAGGATATTCAAAATGTAGTAGTTGTTCATTGTAAAGCTGGTATGGGGAGGACAGGATTAATGATTTGCAGCCTTCTTTTATTTCTGAAG TTCTTCCCAACTGCAGAGGAAGCCATAGATTACTTCAACCAGAAAAGATGTATAGATGGAAAGGGCTTAACTCTTCCTAGTCAAATC AGATATGTCAAATATTTTGAACGGACTTTGAAACAATTCAACGGCGAAGTCCCACCTGGACGAAG GTGCATGCTAAGAGGGTTTCGGCTTCATAATTGCCCTTATTGGGTTAGGCCATCAATTACAATATCTGATCATAGTG GAATTCTATTCAGCACGAAAAAGCATCCAAAGACAAAGGATCTAATG CCCGAAGATTTCTGGATCAGTATACGGAAGAAAGGAGTAGTAGTTTTTGCACTACCGGGGGAGCCTGGTTTGACAGAGTTGGTTGGGGACTTCAAAATTCACTTCAATGATGGGCAGGGAGATTTCTACTG TTGGATGAATACAACAATGACAGAAAATCGAACCATTTTAGATGGCTCGGATCTCGATGGCTTTGACAAG AGAAAGATCCCCACTCCAGGATTCCAGGTCGAGGTTGTGATGGTCGACTATGATGGCACCGTACCAGCAAGAACCAAAGCCGGTCCTGCCAGCACAGAACCCGAAGGCAACACAAACAAGGTCCAAGCTGGTGCAAAACTTGCGTCGAAGAGCAAGGTCCCTAAGAatggagatgatgatgatgtattCTCAGATAGTGATGAAGAGAAGGATAGACAGAGCGGAAAATCTGAAACTGAATATAAGTTAGCGGCACCTCAAGGATCTGGGGATACTTCAGACCATGTAGGAGTGTTGACACATTCAACGAATCAGTTGCGCCTGCATGAGGAACGTAAGCAAAACAATGCTTCTCAAGAATCAACAACAGATAATAATATTCATGCATCCGGTAACACCACCAACATAGAGTCTGTAGGGGCAAGTGAAATCAAGGCAATTGCTGCAGATGCTTCGGTTTTTGCTTTTGGAGATGAAGATTTTGAAAGTGATTGA